A window from Streptomyces sp. NBC_00335 encodes these proteins:
- a CDS encoding 5-formyltetrahydrofolate cyclo-ligase yields the protein MTENQPSTAKADLRRELLAARRTLSADTLRTAARALSRSALELPELAAARTVAAYVSIGSEPGTRELLDALRAAGIRVLLPVLLPDNDLDWAAYEGPWSLAEAAHPGKMRLLEPTGPRLGPDAVTGADAVLLPGLAVDRRGMRLGRGGGSYDRVLERLERAGAHPALVVLLYDDEVVARVPEEPHDHPVRAVATPSGVLRFGA from the coding sequence GTGACAGAGAACCAGCCGTCGACGGCCAAGGCGGACCTGCGCCGCGAACTCCTCGCGGCCCGCCGCACCCTGTCCGCCGACACCCTGCGCACCGCGGCCCGAGCCCTCTCCCGCTCCGCCCTGGAACTGCCCGAACTCGCCGCCGCCCGCACCGTGGCCGCCTACGTCTCCATCGGCTCCGAACCCGGCACCCGCGAGCTGCTCGACGCCCTCCGGGCGGCAGGCATCCGCGTGCTGCTGCCCGTCCTGCTGCCCGACAACGACCTCGACTGGGCCGCGTACGAAGGCCCCTGGAGCCTGGCCGAGGCCGCGCACCCGGGGAAGATGCGGCTCCTGGAGCCCACCGGTCCCCGCCTCGGCCCGGACGCGGTGACCGGCGCCGACGCCGTACTGCTGCCCGGACTGGCCGTGGACCGGCGGGGGATGCGGCTCGGCCGGGGCGGAGGCTCGTACGACCGGGTGCTGGAGCGGCTGGAGCGCGCCGGGGCGCATCCCGCGCTGGTCGTGCTGCTCTACGACGACGAGGTGGTCGCGCGGGTCCCGGAGGAACCGCACGACCACCCCGTACGAGCGGTGGCCACCCCGTCGGGGGTGCTCCGCTTCGGCGCCTAG
- the galU gene encoding UTP--glucose-1-phosphate uridylyltransferase GalU translates to MTQLHPVIKKAVIPAAGLGTRFLPATKATPKEMLPVVDKPAIQYVVEEAVSAGLDDILMITGRNKRALEDHFDRNYELESALIAKGDDDKLKKVQESSDLATMHYVRQGDPRGLGHAVLCAEPHVGDEPFAVLLGDDLIDPRDPLLRRMTEIQQRSGGTVVALMEVDPSQVHLYGCAAVEPTDESDVVRITGLVEKPDAADAPSNYAVIGRYVLDPAIFGILRETEPGRGGEIQLTDALQKLAADETVGGPVHGVVFRGRRYDTGDRGDYLRAIVRLACEREDLGPEFRTWLHHYVTEEM, encoded by the coding sequence ATGACTCAGTTGCACCCCGTGATCAAAAAGGCTGTCATCCCGGCCGCGGGCCTCGGCACTCGGTTCCTTCCCGCTACCAAGGCGACGCCCAAGGAAATGCTCCCTGTGGTGGACAAGCCGGCCATCCAGTACGTCGTCGAGGAGGCGGTCTCGGCCGGCCTCGACGACATTCTCATGATCACGGGCCGTAACAAGCGTGCTCTCGAAGACCACTTCGACCGCAACTACGAGCTGGAGTCGGCGCTCATCGCCAAGGGCGACGACGACAAGCTCAAGAAGGTCCAGGAATCCAGCGACCTGGCGACCATGCACTACGTCCGCCAGGGCGACCCCCGGGGCCTCGGCCACGCCGTGCTGTGCGCCGAGCCGCACGTGGGCGACGAACCCTTCGCCGTCCTCCTCGGCGACGACCTCATCGACCCCCGCGATCCGCTGCTGCGCCGGATGACGGAGATCCAGCAGAGGTCCGGCGGCACCGTCGTCGCGCTGATGGAGGTCGACCCCTCCCAGGTGCACCTGTACGGCTGCGCCGCCGTCGAGCCCACCGACGAGTCGGACGTGGTCCGCATCACCGGTCTGGTGGAGAAGCCGGACGCCGCGGACGCGCCCAGCAATTACGCGGTCATCGGACGATACGTCCTCGATCCGGCGATCTTCGGCATACTGCGTGAGACCGAGCCGGGCCGCGGCGGTGAGATCCAGCTGACCGACGCCCTGCAGAAGCTGGCCGCCGACGAGACCGTCGGGGGCCCGGTGCACGGCGTGGTCTTCCGGGGCCGCCGCTACGACACCGGGGACCGCGGGGACTACCTGCGGGCCATCGTCCGACTCGCGTGCGAGCGTGAGGACCTGGGCCCGGAGTTCCGCACCTGGCTTCACCATTACGTCACGGAGGAGATGTAG